A genome region from Labilibaculum antarcticum includes the following:
- a CDS encoding Nramp family divalent metal transporter: MFKSLRNIDKKGYKPQHGALDIFKYIGPGLLVTVGFIDPGNWASNLAAGADYGYALLWMVSLSTIMLIFLQHNVAHLGIATGLCLSEATMIYIKPVYSKLILSSAMLASISTSLAEILGGAIGLNMLFDLPIRAGALLVTIFVMIMLYTNAYRMIEKWIIAFVSVIGLSFFYELSLVDIDWNSAMTGWVTPSFPQGSMLVIMSVLGAVVMPHNLFLHSEIIQSRQWNLKDEKIIKKQLKFEFLDTFVSMIIGWAINSAMILLAAATFFKTKTPVTQLEQANHLLAPLLGEHAAVVFAVALLFAGLASTITSGMAAGSIFAGMFKEPYDIKDNHSRLGVAISLLVALAIIYFISNPFQGLIISQMILSIQLPFTIFAQVYLTSSSKVMGKYKNSTLSKITLYAMGGIITILNIALFVSFL, translated from the coding sequence ATGTTTAAATCATTAAGGAATATTGACAAGAAAGGTTACAAACCACAACATGGAGCCTTGGATATATTCAAATACATTGGTCCCGGGCTATTGGTGACCGTCGGATTTATCGATCCGGGCAACTGGGCTTCGAACCTTGCTGCAGGAGCAGACTATGGTTATGCATTATTATGGATGGTAAGTCTTTCTACCATCATGTTGATATTTCTGCAACACAATGTAGCGCATTTGGGCATTGCTACAGGACTTTGTCTTTCGGAGGCTACCATGATTTACATTAAACCTGTCTATTCAAAATTGATTCTTTCATCGGCTATGCTGGCTTCTATTTCAACCTCGCTGGCCGAAATACTGGGAGGAGCTATCGGCTTAAATATGCTGTTTGATTTACCCATAAGAGCCGGAGCTTTGCTGGTCACCATATTCGTTATGATTATGCTGTATACCAATGCATACCGAATGATTGAGAAATGGATTATCGCATTTGTATCGGTGATTGGTTTGTCGTTTTTTTATGAACTATCGCTGGTAGATATTGATTGGAACAGTGCCATGACAGGATGGGTAACTCCAAGCTTCCCTCAAGGTTCGATGCTTGTAATTATGAGTGTATTGGGAGCTGTTGTAATGCCTCACAACTTGTTTCTTCATTCGGAAATTATTCAAAGCCGGCAATGGAATCTGAAAGATGAGAAAATCATAAAAAAGCAATTGAAATTTGAGTTTCTGGATACCTTCGTATCAATGATTATAGGCTGGGCAATAAACAGTGCCATGATTTTATTGGCGGCCGCCACCTTCTTTAAAACGAAAACTCCGGTTACGCAACTCGAACAGGCAAATCATTTATTGGCGCCTCTTTTGGGTGAACATGCCGCAGTTGTTTTTGCAGTAGCTCTTTTATTTGCCGGATTGGCCTCCACCATTACTTCAGGAATGGCTGCAGGATCGATATTTGCAGGGATGTTTAAAGAGCCCTATGATATTAAAGACAATCATTCCCGATTGGGCGTTGCCATTTCTTTGCTGGTTGCATTGGCAATTATCTATTTTATATCCAATCCTTTTCAGGGATTGATTATTTCGCAAATGATATTGAGTATTCAATTGCCATTTACAATTTTTGCGCAGGTGTACCTAACCTCTTCGTCGAAAGTAATGGGCAAATACAAAAACTCAACCCTGTCGAAAATTACTCTTTATGCCATGGGAGGAATCATCACAATACTGAATATTGCTCTTTTCGTCAGCTTTCTGTAA
- the odhB gene encoding 2-oxoglutarate dehydrogenase complex dihydrolipoyllysine-residue succinyltransferase, with translation MIEIKIPSPGESISEVEIANWFVAEGDIVEKDQEIAEVESDKATLTLIADEGGKIQIMAQEGDTVAVGSVACKIDTSFAGEASASSAPKEAKKEVPAEKTAPVVASESKTKNSETYKDVKISPVAKKLMEENHLSVDDVIAGIQRLSKKDIQAVVDNSGNQPVIPTQNTSISREVKRTKMTNLRKKLAARLVSVKNETAMLTTFNEVDMTAVMALRSKYQKKFVETHDIKLGFMSFFTKAASEALKLHPSVNSMMDGEEIVSPEYTDIAIAVQTPKGLMVPVIRNIETLGLADIEKELMRLANKARTGKISLDEMTGGTFTITNGGVFGSLLSTPIINPPQSGILGMHNIVERPIAVNGKVEIRPMMYIALSYDHRVIDGKDSVGFLVKMKEMIENPQKMLFGGKDPDSLLLGI, from the coding sequence ATGATCGAAATTAAAATACCTAGTCCCGGAGAATCCATTTCCGAAGTAGAAATAGCCAACTGGTTTGTTGCAGAGGGTGACATTGTTGAAAAGGATCAGGAAATTGCAGAAGTTGAATCGGATAAAGCGACTCTGACTCTTATTGCTGATGAAGGTGGTAAAATTCAGATCATGGCGCAGGAAGGCGATACGGTTGCTGTTGGATCGGTTGCCTGCAAAATTGACACCAGTTTTGCAGGAGAAGCATCTGCTTCCTCTGCTCCTAAAGAAGCCAAAAAAGAAGTTCCTGCTGAAAAGACTGCACCTGTAGTTGCATCCGAATCAAAAACCAAAAATTCGGAAACATACAAGGATGTTAAAATTTCTCCTGTTGCGAAAAAATTGATGGAAGAAAATCACCTTTCGGTTGATGATGTTATTGCAGGCATTCAACGATTGTCGAAAAAAGACATTCAGGCGGTAGTTGACAATTCAGGAAATCAACCGGTAATTCCAACTCAAAACACAAGCATTTCAAGAGAAGTCAAACGCACAAAAATGACTAATCTTCGGAAGAAGTTGGCCGCTCGTTTGGTTTCTGTAAAGAATGAAACTGCCATGCTAACTACTTTTAATGAAGTAGACATGACTGCGGTAATGGCATTGCGAAGCAAGTATCAAAAGAAATTTGTAGAAACTCACGATATTAAGCTGGGCTTTATGTCCTTCTTTACCAAAGCGGCTTCGGAGGCTTTAAAGCTTCACCCGTCGGTAAATTCGATGATGGATGGTGAGGAGATTGTATCTCCTGAATACACCGATATTGCTATCGCGGTGCAAACACCAAAAGGATTGATGGTTCCGGTAATCCGAAACATCGAAACCTTAGGTTTGGCAGATATCGAAAAGGAATTAATGAGATTGGCCAACAAAGCCCGTACGGGTAAAATCAGTTTGGATGAAATGACTGGCGGAACTTTTACCATTACCAATGGTGGTGTGTTTGGCTCTCTATTGAGTACTCCAATTATCAATCCTCCACAATCGGGCATTTTGGGCATGCACAATATTGTTGAGCGACCCATTGCTGTAAACGGCAAGGTAGAAATTCGCCCAATGATGTACATCGCTCTATCCTACGATCATCGTGTGATTGATGGTAAGGATTCAGTTGGTTTCTTAGTTAAGATGAAGGAAATGATTGAAAATCCACAAAAAATGCTGTTCGGAGGAAAAGATCCGGATTCATTATTGCTGGGGATATAA
- a CDS encoding 2-oxoglutarate dehydrogenase E1 component produces MDKFSFLGNSEIEYIDKLYQSYKNDPKSVEESWRQFFQGFDFATTKYPGKEQVVTENIPATNSMSKEFNVMNLVQAYRQRGHLFTKTNPVRTRRKYFPTLDIENFDLSESDLETVFHAGTEIGLGASKLKDIVSHLQETYCKSIGAEYVFVRHPQMMRWLQSKMEGTKNTPNFNDEQRKHIYYHLKLAVGFENYIHKKFVGQKRFSLEGTETLIPALDAMIERGAELGVQEFIFGMAHRGRLNVLANILEKPYANIFKEFMGEEFDEDIALGDVKYHLGYGNTVKTDNGSKVKLHLAPNPSHLETVGAVVEGISRSKIDNDYAGDQDKLVPVIIHGDAAIAAQGIVYETVQMSQLTGYKTGGTIHLVINNQIGFTTNYLDARSSTYCTDVAKVTRSPVFHVNGDDVEALIFTIKLAMEYRQEFNSDVFIDILSYRKFGHNEGDEPRFTQPILYKKIAKHKNPRDIYADFLMEKGIYSKEEIKISNDDYNKLLDKDFELSKTFKKVFIQPFLEDYYKDIRHSTKEDFESSPKTGVDKKTLLELAGNITNLPKDLTFFKKIGKLMSDRKKMIENDKLDWAMGELLAYSSLLEEGNSVRVSGQDSERGTFSHRHAALIIENSDEKYFPLKNISDKQAPFHIYNSSLSEYGVLGFEYGYALAHPTGLTIWEAQFGDFHNVAQAVIDQYISAAEDKWGIKNGLVMYLPHGYEGQGAEHSSARMERFLTLCANNNMQIINPTTPANLFHMLRRQVKRDIRVPLICFTPKSLLRHAKCVSKMDELAKGQFQEVIDDNNIIAEEVRRVVFCSGKIYYDLLARKEELFAQDIALVRVEQLYPFPEKQIDQVLNRYPNALLHLWVQEEPENMGAWQFVNYQFKNKDVKLVPVARQSSGSPATGLNKIHLAGQNEIINKVFRKCNCDRKLKYCGLQCVEGSSHADILLQHEYFAEKKSKLIM; encoded by the coding sequence ATGGATAAATTTAGCTTTTTGGGCAATAGCGAAATCGAATATATCGACAAACTTTACCAATCCTATAAGAATGATCCTAAATCGGTTGAAGAAAGTTGGAGACAATTTTTCCAGGGATTTGACTTTGCAACGACCAAATACCCAGGTAAGGAACAAGTGGTTACCGAAAATATACCTGCCACCAATTCGATGAGCAAAGAATTCAATGTTATGAATTTGGTTCAAGCATATCGTCAGCGTGGACATCTTTTCACCAAAACCAATCCGGTTCGAACCCGACGAAAATATTTCCCTACTCTAGACATTGAGAACTTCGATTTATCTGAATCCGATTTGGAAACTGTTTTCCATGCAGGAACAGAAATAGGATTGGGAGCTTCAAAATTAAAAGATATTGTATCGCATTTGCAGGAAACTTATTGCAAATCGATAGGAGCAGAATACGTTTTTGTACGTCATCCTCAAATGATGCGATGGCTGCAAAGCAAAATGGAAGGAACCAAAAATACGCCCAATTTTAACGATGAACAGCGCAAGCACATCTATTATCATTTAAAGCTTGCCGTTGGATTTGAAAACTACATTCACAAAAAATTTGTAGGTCAGAAACGCTTTTCACTTGAAGGAACGGAAACCTTAATTCCCGCTTTGGATGCCATGATTGAACGTGGTGCTGAACTTGGTGTTCAGGAGTTTATTTTTGGAATGGCTCACCGCGGAAGACTAAATGTTTTAGCCAATATTTTAGAGAAACCTTATGCTAATATTTTCAAAGAATTTATGGGTGAAGAGTTCGACGAAGATATTGCTTTAGGTGATGTAAAATATCACCTGGGATATGGAAATACTGTAAAAACAGACAATGGCAGTAAAGTAAAACTTCATTTGGCGCCAAATCCTTCTCATTTGGAAACCGTTGGTGCTGTTGTAGAAGGAATTTCACGCTCGAAAATTGATAACGACTACGCAGGCGATCAGGATAAATTGGTTCCTGTTATCATTCATGGTGATGCAGCGATTGCCGCACAAGGAATTGTTTACGAAACAGTTCAGATGTCGCAACTAACCGGATATAAAACCGGAGGAACCATTCATTTGGTAATCAATAATCAGATTGGTTTTACGACCAATTATCTGGATGCCCGTTCGAGTACTTATTGCACTGATGTTGCAAAGGTGACCCGCTCTCCTGTTTTTCATGTAAATGGCGATGATGTGGAAGCTTTAATTTTCACCATAAAACTTGCCATGGAATACCGTCAGGAATTCAATTCTGATGTTTTCATTGATATTCTTTCGTATCGGAAATTTGGTCATAACGAAGGTGATGAACCTCGTTTTACCCAACCTATTTTGTACAAAAAAATTGCCAAGCATAAAAATCCGAGAGATATTTATGCCGATTTCCTTATGGAAAAAGGAATTTACTCTAAAGAAGAGATAAAAATTAGTAATGATGATTACAACAAGCTTTTAGATAAAGATTTTGAACTATCTAAAACTTTTAAAAAGGTATTCATACAGCCCTTCTTAGAGGATTATTATAAAGATATTCGACATTCAACAAAGGAAGATTTCGAGTCTTCTCCGAAAACAGGAGTTGATAAAAAAACTTTACTTGAGCTTGCCGGAAACATTACTAATTTGCCCAAAGATCTAACTTTCTTCAAGAAAATTGGAAAGTTAATGTCCGATCGCAAGAAGATGATCGAGAATGATAAATTGGATTGGGCAATGGGAGAACTGCTTGCCTATTCCAGCCTGCTGGAAGAAGGAAACAGTGTGCGTGTAAGCGGACAGGATTCGGAAAGAGGAACCTTCTCGCACCGACATGCAGCTTTGATTATTGAGAATTCAGACGAGAAATATTTCCCGCTTAAAAATATCAGCGACAAGCAAGCACCTTTCCATATCTACAATTCATCCTTAAGCGAGTATGGTGTGCTTGGATTTGAATATGGATATGCTTTGGCTCATCCTACCGGACTGACTATTTGGGAAGCCCAGTTTGGTGATTTCCATAATGTTGCTCAGGCAGTTATCGACCAATACATAAGTGCTGCCGAAGACAAGTGGGGCATAAAAAATGGTTTGGTAATGTATTTGCCGCATGGATACGAAGGTCAGGGAGCAGAACATTCAAGTGCAAGAATGGAGCGATTCCTTACTTTATGTGCAAACAACAACATGCAAATTATAAACCCAACGACACCTGCCAACTTGTTTCACATGTTACGAAGACAAGTGAAACGTGATATACGGGTTCCGTTGATTTGCTTCACACCAAAAAGTCTGCTTCGTCATGCAAAATGTGTTTCGAAAATGGATGAATTGGCCAAAGGACAGTTTCAAGAAGTTATTGACGACAATAATATAATTGCAGAAGAAGTTCGCCGCGTTGTTTTCTGTTCCGGAAAAATCTATTACGATTTACTGGCCCGAAAAGAAGAATTATTTGCTCAGGATATCGCCTTGGTTCGAGTGGAACAATTGTATCCCTTTCCTGAGAAACAGATTGATCAAGTTTTGAATCGATATCCAAATGCCCTTCTTCATTTGTGGGTTCAGGAAGAACCTGAAAACATGGGAGCCTGGCAATTTGTCAACTACCAGTTTAAAAACAAGGATGTTAAACTGGTTCCTGTTGCACGCCAATCTAGTGGCAGTCCGGCAACCGGATTGAATAAGATTCATTTGGCAGGACAAAACGAAATTATAAACAAGGTATTTCGAAAATGCAATTGCGATCGAAAACTGAAATATTGCGGATTGCAATGTGTGGAAGGCAGTTCTCATGCAGACATCCTGCTTCAGCACGAATATTTTGCAGAGAAAAAAAGTAAGTTAATCATGTAA